Proteins from a single region of Fodinibius sp. Rm-B-1B1-1:
- the phoU gene encoding phosphate signaling complex protein PhoU, whose amino-acid sequence MAPQHLDSELKLLKDNVLELMFLVKNQLEKGQRALDNFDEELAHEIMANEKRVDSLELTIDRDCENLLALHNPVAVDLRFVMAAFKINSDLERIGDHANSIAKYIVDFGRKIDEDTLKKMRLDEMYNTSNKMVSNVFNAFITENTDLARKVFRLDETLNEINRDVSEATTDLIKENIDQTQNYLYLFSIIRKLERVGDLTKNIAEELIFFIEAKVLKHKKMKSKNGDNGNSQ is encoded by the coding sequence ATGGCACCACAACATTTAGATAGCGAGCTCAAATTGTTAAAAGATAATGTGCTTGAGCTGATGTTTTTGGTCAAGAATCAGCTCGAAAAGGGACAGAGAGCACTTGATAATTTTGATGAAGAGCTGGCTCACGAAATAATGGCTAACGAAAAAAGAGTGGACAGCCTTGAGTTGACCATTGATCGTGATTGCGAAAATCTATTGGCTCTTCATAATCCCGTTGCCGTGGATTTACGTTTTGTGATGGCGGCATTTAAAATTAATTCTGACTTAGAACGCATTGGTGATCATGCAAACAGTATTGCTAAGTATATTGTAGATTTCGGGCGTAAAATTGATGAGGATACGCTCAAAAAGATGCGTTTAGATGAAATGTATAATACATCAAATAAGATGGTGAGCAACGTTTTTAACGCCTTTATAACTGAGAATACCGATTTGGCTCGAAAAGTTTTTCGTCTGGATGAAACGCTCAATGAAATAAACAGGGATGTGTCAGAAGCAACCACAGACCTTATTAAAGAGAATATTGATCAGACCCAAAATTACCTGTACTTGTTTTCTATTATTCGAAAGCTGGAGCGGGTAGGAGACCTCACTAAAAATATTGCCGAAGAACTCATCTTCTTTATTGAAGCCAAAGTGCTTAAGCACAAGAAGATGAAATCAAAAAATGGTGACAACGGCAATTCTCAATAG
- a CDS encoding LacI family DNA-binding transcriptional regulator, with the protein MGSEVTLKNIADALGVSAMTVSRALNDRDNVDEKTKERVRKKARSMGYTPNRVAKSLVSRKTHTIGVVIPEITHAFFPEVVRGIEEVAYNSDYQLFLTNANEQFDREKEAIETLRAQRVDGLLVSSSLTEEDYVFYESIIEGGAKVVFFDRCIEDIGASCVSVNDRESAKEITEHLIVEHSYTDIAHLSGPQKVSIGKERLEGFKEAHKAHDLSINEEFIVQAGFKENTGYEAMVRLLEQHEGNLPQAIVAVNDPTAIGAIKALKEYGLRIPEDIAIVGFTDDIRSPLLEVPLTTVHQPAYEMGERAAEKLIQVIENDDLSVEKIEVPTSLKIRSSCGCNSTD; encoded by the coding sequence GTGGGTTCAGAAGTTACCTTAAAAAATATTGCTGATGCATTGGGCGTTTCGGCTATGACCGTTTCTCGTGCTTTAAATGATCGGGATAACGTAGATGAGAAAACCAAAGAACGAGTGCGTAAAAAAGCACGCAGTATGGGATATACCCCTAATCGTGTTGCCAAAAGTTTGGTATCTCGTAAAACGCATACCATTGGGGTTGTCATTCCCGAGATTACACACGCCTTTTTTCCTGAAGTTGTCCGGGGTATCGAAGAAGTAGCCTATAATTCTGATTATCAACTTTTTCTAACCAACGCCAACGAACAGTTTGATCGCGAAAAAGAGGCGATTGAGACACTGCGGGCACAACGTGTGGATGGGTTACTTGTCTCATCATCACTGACAGAGGAGGACTATGTGTTTTACGAAAGTATTATTGAAGGAGGAGCGAAGGTGGTGTTCTTTGACCGCTGTATTGAGGATATTGGTGCCAGCTGCGTGAGCGTTAATGATCGTGAAAGTGCAAAAGAAATTACTGAACATTTAATTGTCGAGCATAGTTACACAGATATTGCCCACTTAAGTGGACCGCAAAAAGTCTCCATTGGAAAAGAACGGTTGGAGGGTTTCAAAGAGGCCCATAAAGCTCACGATTTATCCATCAATGAAGAATTTATTGTACAGGCCGGATTTAAAGAGAACACCGGTTACGAAGCCATGGTGAGACTTTTGGAACAGCATGAAGGTAATTTGCCACAAGCTATAGTGGCTGTTAATGATCCTACGGCGATTGGTGCTATTAAAGCACTTAAAGAATATGGTCTGCGTATTCCAGAAGATATTGCTATTGTTGGTTTTACTGATGATATACGTTCGCCATTGCTGGAAGTACCCTTAACAACTGTTCATCAGCCTGCATATGAAATGGGAGAGCGAGCTGCAGAAAAATTGATACAGGTTATTGAAAATGATGATCTGTCAGTTGAAAAAATTGAGGTACCAACTTCGCTCAAGATACGCTCTTCATGTGGATGCAATTCTACAGACTGA
- a CDS encoding glycoside hydrolase family 53 protein → MKTFLTKIIGFCILFFAGVSHSVAQDSTKPKGTVDITYAVGADMSFLKSAEDNGKKFKDNGEVKPGLDIFKSHGYNWIRLRLFHSPDELPNDLDYTIELAQEAQKRGYKFLLDYHYADSWADPGKQPIPEAWKDLSVDVLADSVYQYTKNTIEAFREAGVMPEMVQIGNETRNGMLWPTGKLPDNWDNFAKLVKAGVDGVDAGRGQAARPLIMIHYDQGADTDGTKKYYDRFNSYNIPYDIIGLSYYPWWHGNLLELRQNLLSLVKNFTKDIILVETAYHWQPSEYEDTIAPYPETPAGQREFLESVNETLLNISSPKIKGIFWWEPAVEGGLGARSYFDDEGNALPVMNVFDKYRLGQKEEQGIPD, encoded by the coding sequence ATGAAGACATTTCTTACTAAAATTATTGGATTTTGTATTCTGTTCTTTGCGGGAGTTAGCCATAGTGTTGCCCAAGACTCCACCAAGCCTAAAGGCACCGTCGATATTACCTATGCCGTTGGGGCCGACATGTCATTTCTAAAAAGCGCCGAAGATAACGGTAAGAAATTCAAAGACAACGGTGAAGTAAAACCCGGACTCGATATTTTTAAATCCCATGGCTACAACTGGATACGCCTGCGTCTGTTTCATTCTCCCGATGAGTTGCCCAATGATTTAGACTATACCATCGAGTTAGCCCAAGAGGCCCAAAAACGAGGATACAAATTTCTGCTCGACTATCACTACGCCGATAGCTGGGCCGATCCGGGAAAGCAGCCTATACCCGAAGCTTGGAAGGACTTATCAGTAGATGTATTGGCCGATTCTGTCTATCAGTACACCAAAAATACGATTGAGGCTTTTCGGGAGGCTGGTGTTATGCCCGAGATGGTTCAGATTGGGAATGAAACGCGCAATGGCATGTTGTGGCCTACGGGAAAACTGCCCGATAATTGGGACAATTTTGCCAAGTTGGTGAAGGCTGGTGTTGATGGTGTGGATGCCGGACGAGGACAGGCCGCACGTCCGTTGATTATGATTCACTACGATCAGGGTGCAGACACGGATGGCACTAAAAAGTATTACGACAGATTTAATTCCTACAATATTCCCTACGACATTATTGGGCTTTCATACTACCCATGGTGGCATGGGAATCTGTTGGAGTTACGCCAAAATTTATTATCGCTGGTAAAAAACTTCACAAAAGATATTATTCTTGTAGAAACAGCCTATCATTGGCAGCCATCAGAGTATGAAGATACGATTGCACCGTATCCCGAAACACCAGCCGGGCAGCGAGAGTTTTTAGAATCCGTAAATGAAACATTGCTCAATATTTCATCCCCAAAAATAAAAGGGATTTTTTGGTGGGAACCGGCCGTAGAAGGTGGGTTGGGTGCTCGAAGTTATTTCGATGACGAGGGCAATGCTTTACCGGTAATGAATGTGTTTGATAAATATCGGCTGGGCCAAAAAGAAGAGCAGGGAATACCCGATTAG
- a CDS encoding glycoside hydrolase family 88 protein, whose product MKNFIVFVSILLIWVGCQKSGESEKELEELIEHSLETAVTQYKALHEAVPEDRSPQTIVSTTNDSLVTSESDWWVSGFFPGSLWYLSEFSESDSLKKIAKERTWAIEQEKNNASDHDIGFKIYCSFGNAFRITGDSAYADVMMTAAETLTKRYDEDVQAIRSWGDKDDQEGPYQVIIDNMMNLELLFWATGYSGDSTYADIAINHADKTLEHHFRDDGSSYHVVDYDPQTGEVLEKRTAQGYADSSAWARGQAWGLYGYTMAYRETGFDRYLKKAKEIADFLLDHPRLPDDNIPYWDFDAPKQGGEKLRDASAGAIMASALLELSNYAGNEKEVTYYKNAEQIVQSLSQAPYRSKVGENANFLLQHSVGNMPQGGEIDVPLTYADYYYLEAMKRLFEYR is encoded by the coding sequence ATGAAAAATTTTATTGTCTTTGTTTCAATTCTGTTGATATGGGTGGGGTGTCAGAAATCCGGAGAATCAGAAAAAGAGTTAGAGGAATTAATAGAACATTCTCTGGAAACGGCTGTTACACAATATAAAGCATTGCATGAAGCTGTACCTGAGGATCGCTCACCACAGACCATTGTTTCAACGACTAACGACTCCCTGGTTACCAGTGAATCAGACTGGTGGGTGAGTGGTTTTTTCCCGGGCAGTCTGTGGTATTTATCTGAGTTCTCAGAATCCGATTCCCTGAAAAAAATTGCAAAAGAGCGTACCTGGGCAATAGAGCAAGAAAAAAATAATGCTTCGGATCATGATATTGGATTTAAGATATATTGTAGTTTTGGTAATGCTTTTCGCATAACCGGAGATTCGGCATACGCCGATGTGATGATGACGGCAGCCGAAACGCTTACCAAACGATACGACGAAGACGTGCAGGCTATTAGGTCATGGGGTGACAAGGACGATCAGGAAGGTCCTTATCAAGTTATTATTGACAATATGATGAACCTGGAACTTCTGTTCTGGGCTACCGGGTATAGCGGAGATTCAACATACGCTGATATTGCTATCAATCATGCTGATAAAACCTTAGAACATCATTTTCGTGATGATGGAAGCAGTTATCATGTCGTTGACTATGATCCTCAAACAGGCGAAGTGCTTGAAAAAAGAACCGCACAGGGTTATGCTGATTCATCTGCATGGGCCAGAGGACAGGCCTGGGGGCTCTACGGTTATACAATGGCTTATCGGGAAACAGGCTTTGATCGCTATTTAAAAAAAGCGAAAGAAATAGCAGATTTTTTGCTTGATCATCCCCGGCTGCCTGATGATAACATTCCGTATTGGGATTTTGATGCTCCTAAACAGGGGGGAGAGAAATTACGTGATGCTTCTGCTGGAGCAATAATGGCTTCCGCTTTACTGGAATTAAGTAATTATGCTGGAAATGAAAAAGAAGTAACTTATTACAAGAATGCAGAACAAATTGTTCAGAGCTTATCACAAGCCCCCTATCGTTCAAAAGTAGGAGAAAATGCTAATTTCTTGCTACAACACAGTGTAGGTAATATGCCCCAGGGTGGTGAGATAGATGTTCCCTTAACTTATGCTGACTATTATTATTTAGAGGCGATGAAAAGATTATTTGAATACAGATAA
- a CDS encoding glycoside hydrolase family 2 protein, with the protein MISTILKRYFVFVIPLLILIGCGSKNKASEFTDHTTLNFNSDWQFVRDAGTTVTDELFSKQSELAWEEVALPHTAHIESLVIEDQQWQGTAFYRKFFEINSENREKQIVIKFGAAMHEADVYLNGEKLINHKGGYLPFLVDITDYVQFDQENVLLVKLNNEDNPTIPPGKPIENLDFNYFSGLYRNAYLLMDDKLHISDPIAADRVARGGILIRTEELTDESATVSIQTDIVNNDEGVQSGAVRLVLRDLEGNVVAEDQTSREEISAGTYHQFDQQFTISNPNPWSPDNPYLYMLTVELYKDGEVVDTKQEKVGIRTFGFNEDNQFLLNGEVLRLRGTNRHQSYPYIGYALSDNAQYRDAYKIKEAGFNFIRTAHYPPSPAFLDAADKLGLLFMNAIPGWQFFGNEEFQQLAYRDIRQMIRRDRNHPSIVLWEASLNESDMPEAFMDSAHAIVHDELPYQNTYSTGWMDYAYDVFIPARQHADPPEYWNNYKTDKPYFIAEYGDWEYYAHNAGFNQDEFEDLTEDARNSRQLRGDGQKRLAQQALNFQEAHNSNRKGNSFGDANWVMFDYNRGYADNLEASGIRDIFRIPKFTYYFYRSQAGPNLESDAKFGKPMVYIANFWSDKNFTTAKVYSNSEEVELFLNGESLGRQSPDSNRVASYLNNPPFTFELDEFEPGTLRAVGYIDGEEVAAHAQTTPGEPAAIDLEIDLSNKPLEAGQKDVVFVYASIVDENGTVIPDAEHDISFTVEGVELVGDNPINAEAGIATILLRAGDKSGSVTITATNEELEQATKQVEIE; encoded by the coding sequence ATGATATCAACAATATTAAAGAGGTACTTCGTATTTGTTATTCCATTGTTAATTCTTATTGGATGTGGCTCCAAAAACAAAGCATCAGAATTTACAGACCATACCACGCTTAATTTTAATAGTGATTGGCAGTTTGTCCGCGATGCGGGTACTACAGTAACGGACGAGCTTTTTAGCAAGCAGAGCGAACTTGCCTGGGAAGAAGTGGCGCTGCCGCATACCGCACACATCGAGTCGTTGGTCATTGAAGATCAGCAGTGGCAGGGCACGGCTTTTTATCGAAAGTTCTTTGAGATTAATTCTGAAAACAGAGAAAAGCAGATTGTCATTAAATTTGGCGCAGCCATGCACGAAGCTGACGTATACCTCAACGGAGAAAAGCTGATTAATCATAAAGGTGGCTACCTGCCTTTTCTGGTAGATATCACTGATTACGTGCAGTTTGATCAGGAAAATGTGCTGCTGGTAAAGCTCAATAACGAGGATAATCCGACTATCCCGCCCGGGAAACCCATCGAGAATCTGGATTTCAACTATTTTAGCGGACTCTATCGTAACGCTTATTTACTGATGGATGACAAGCTACATATCTCCGATCCCATTGCCGCTGATCGCGTAGCTCGTGGTGGAATCTTGATTAGAACCGAAGAGCTCACGGATGAATCTGCAACCGTATCTATACAGACAGATATTGTTAACAACGATGAAGGTGTGCAGTCAGGAGCTGTTCGATTAGTCCTTCGTGATTTAGAAGGTAACGTTGTGGCCGAGGATCAGACATCCCGAGAAGAAATTTCAGCAGGCACTTATCATCAATTTGATCAACAGTTTACCATTTCCAATCCCAACCCATGGTCGCCCGATAATCCTTATTTGTATATGTTAACGGTAGAGCTATACAAGGATGGCGAAGTGGTTGATACCAAGCAGGAGAAGGTGGGCATCCGAACGTTTGGTTTTAACGAGGATAACCAGTTCCTACTAAACGGAGAAGTGTTGCGGCTGCGTGGGACAAATCGGCATCAATCGTATCCATACATTGGTTATGCGCTGTCGGATAATGCCCAATACCGCGATGCTTACAAGATAAAAGAGGCTGGGTTTAATTTTATTCGCACGGCTCACTATCCACCGTCGCCTGCTTTTTTAGATGCGGCCGATAAGCTGGGATTATTGTTCATGAACGCCATTCCCGGCTGGCAGTTTTTCGGGAATGAAGAATTCCAGCAACTTGCATATCGCGATATACGTCAGATGATTCGCCGCGATCGTAATCATCCCAGCATTGTTCTTTGGGAAGCCTCGCTCAACGAATCTGATATGCCGGAGGCTTTTATGGATAGTGCTCATGCGATTGTCCATGATGAGCTACCATACCAAAATACGTACTCTACCGGTTGGATGGATTACGCTTATGATGTGTTTATTCCGGCACGTCAACATGCTGATCCACCAGAATACTGGAACAACTACAAAACGGATAAACCCTACTTTATTGCCGAATATGGCGACTGGGAATATTATGCTCATAACGCTGGATTTAATCAGGATGAGTTTGAGGATTTGACGGAAGACGCCCGAAATTCGCGTCAGCTGCGCGGTGATGGGCAAAAGCGTTTGGCTCAACAGGCTTTGAATTTTCAAGAAGCCCATAACAGCAATCGAAAGGGCAATTCTTTTGGGGATGCTAATTGGGTGATGTTTGATTACAATCGCGGATATGCCGATAACTTAGAAGCTTCGGGCATTCGTGATATTTTTCGTATTCCAAAGTTTACTTATTACTTCTATCGTAGTCAGGCCGGACCAAATTTGGAGTCCGACGCCAAGTTTGGAAAGCCGATGGTCTACATAGCCAATTTTTGGTCGGATAAAAATTTTACCACTGCCAAAGTATACAGCAATAGTGAAGAAGTAGAGCTGTTTTTGAATGGAGAGTCATTGGGACGTCAATCGCCCGACAGTAATCGGGTGGCTAGTTATTTGAATAATCCGCCCTTTACGTTTGAGCTGGATGAATTTGAGCCCGGAACACTTCGGGCGGTCGGCTATATTGATGGGGAGGAGGTCGCAGCCCACGCTCAAACTACTCCCGGTGAACCCGCTGCTATTGATTTGGAGATAGATCTTAGCAATAAACCACTCGAAGCCGGACAAAAAGACGTGGTATTTGTCTATGCTTCGATTGTGGATGAAAATGGAACCGTAATTCCCGATGCCGAGCACGATATTTCATTTACTGTAGAAGGCGTAGAATTGGTAGGCGATAATCCTATCAACGCCGAAGCCGGCATTGCTACCATTTTACTGCGAGCTGGCGATAAATCCGGATCAGTAACTATTACTGCAACAAACGAGGAATTAGAACAGGCAACTAAGCAGGTAGAAATAGAATGA
- a CDS encoding TonB-dependent receptor, giving the protein MKLRYTLRILFILVFVTGYSIAEAQNNTVSGTVTDVETGEVLPGVNISVQGTKAGTSTDRDGQYELTIDDLEGTLVFSFIGYKQKQVPIDGQTTIDVELNPTTISGGDIVVVGYGTQEEATVTGSVSSVQGADLEKTPTANLSNTFAGRTPGIIANSRSGEPGYDGSTLRIRGSATLNNNDPLIVVDGVPSQIGGLDRLDPSNIESVSVLKDASAAIYGSRAANGVILVTTKRGQEGDIQAEYSFNQGFSMPTRVPEMANSAEYATIANEISYYNNPNGGLNQRYTAEEIELFRSGSDPLNYPNTDWLEETLKPVTMQNRHNLAVSGGNENVQYRVSAGFLNQDGLYENGVTNYKQYNVRSNVDAEVNDNLDLGLTLSGRQEDRIYPQSPASSIFRSAYRAYPTVNAYYPENDLPSYGIEGSNPVMMVTDAGGTTKNPSYVLNGKLNGTYELPFVDGIYLDGFLSADKEFNINKSFAKPYTIYQYEEQSGDFNEEIVGGSSPNLTESQDNTSLVTANIKLNFEQEIAGYHNIEGFVGYEQSIYETDNFSATRLNFPTSVLPELSQGGSAAEDASNEGSSYRETRRNYLGRLSYNYQSKYMMELQFRYDGSSIFPEGQRYGFFPSVSAGWRISSEPWFSENVSFVDDLKIRASYGEVGSDRVPAFQYFNNYTLDNRYATGQSIKTSAYLTKLENSNITWEVSRKADIAIEAVLFENLTFETTVFHEKRENILTSRSGSIPQVTGIVNPYDSEPLVPDENIGEVENQGIEGQVQYEGGFSNEFQYTIGGNITYARNKVIFMDEAPNTLDYQSQTGKPLGSQLLYRAIGIFEDEEALENYPHVSGAQPGDLIYEDYDGDGEITADDRVRVDRSDSPEIIYGFNVGANWKNFDLSVLFQGQARVAQYILPESGDVGNFPNYWAENRWRPNDHSGTYPRVTTRASSSISGGNYPSTFWLRNSAFLRLKNVELGYNISPDLLPGVNWRGGRVYISGYNLLTFTPAKGFDPEGSSGSGQFYPQQRIFNVGFSLKF; this is encoded by the coding sequence ATGAAACTAAGATACACTTTGCGGATTCTTTTTATTCTGGTGTTTGTAACCGGTTACAGTATAGCTGAAGCTCAAAATAATACGGTTTCAGGTACAGTAACTGATGTAGAAACTGGTGAGGTTTTACCCGGTGTAAACATTTCAGTTCAAGGTACTAAAGCTGGTACGAGCACTGACAGGGATGGTCAATATGAGTTAACGATTGATGACCTGGAAGGGACGTTGGTTTTTTCTTTTATAGGATATAAGCAAAAACAAGTACCCATTGATGGGCAGACAACGATTGATGTTGAATTAAATCCTACAACTATTTCTGGGGGGGATATAGTTGTAGTTGGCTATGGTACACAGGAAGAGGCTACTGTAACTGGATCGGTATCTTCTGTTCAAGGGGCTGATTTAGAAAAAACGCCTACCGCAAATCTTTCGAATACGTTTGCGGGAAGAACACCGGGAATTATTGCAAATAGTAGGTCAGGAGAGCCAGGTTATGATGGATCAACGCTTAGAATTAGAGGATCTGCTACTTTAAATAATAATGATCCTTTGATTGTGGTAGATGGGGTACCGAGTCAGATTGGTGGTTTAGACCGCTTAGATCCGAGTAATATTGAAAGTGTATCTGTTCTGAAAGACGCATCAGCTGCTATTTATGGATCAAGAGCTGCAAATGGCGTTATTCTGGTTACTACTAAACGTGGGCAAGAAGGAGATATCCAGGCGGAATATTCATTTAACCAAGGATTTTCCATGCCGACAAGAGTTCCAGAAATGGCTAATTCAGCTGAGTATGCTACAATAGCAAATGAAATAAGTTACTATAATAATCCCAATGGTGGATTGAATCAACGATATACAGCAGAAGAAATTGAACTGTTCCGTAGTGGGAGTGATCCACTTAATTATCCCAATACTGATTGGTTGGAAGAAACTTTGAAACCAGTAACAATGCAGAATAGACATAATCTTGCAGTTTCTGGTGGTAATGAAAATGTACAGTATCGGGTTTCAGCTGGTTTCTTAAACCAAGATGGATTATATGAAAATGGGGTAACTAATTATAAGCAGTATAATGTTCGTTCAAATGTAGATGCCGAGGTGAACGACAATCTTGATTTAGGACTAACATTATCTGGACGTCAAGAAGACCGTATTTATCCTCAGTCTCCGGCATCAAGTATTTTCAGATCAGCTTATAGAGCTTATCCAACAGTAAATGCGTATTACCCAGAAAATGATCTCCCATCTTACGGTATAGAGGGCAGTAACCCGGTTATGATGGTTACAGATGCAGGAGGGACTACTAAGAATCCCAGTTATGTTCTAAATGGGAAATTAAACGGTACTTATGAATTGCCTTTTGTTGATGGAATCTATTTGGATGGATTCCTTTCAGCTGACAAAGAATTCAATATTAATAAATCTTTTGCCAAACCTTATACGATATATCAATACGAAGAGCAATCCGGTGATTTTAATGAAGAAATTGTGGGAGGAAGTAGTCCTAACCTTACTGAGTCGCAGGATAATACCTCGTTAGTAACAGCAAATATCAAATTAAATTTTGAGCAGGAGATCGCTGGTTATCATAATATCGAGGGTTTTGTAGGATACGAACAAAGTATCTATGAAACAGACAATTTTAGTGCTACCAGGTTAAATTTTCCAACTTCAGTTTTGCCAGAGCTTTCCCAGGGTGGATCAGCGGCAGAGGACGCCTCAAATGAAGGATCAAGCTATAGAGAAACCAGGAGAAATTATTTGGGTCGTTTAAGCTATAATTACCAGAGTAAGTATATGATGGAGCTACAATTTAGATATGATGGCTCTTCAATCTTTCCCGAAGGTCAACGATATGGTTTCTTTCCAAGCGTATCTGCAGGATGGAGAATTTCCTCAGAACCCTGGTTTTCAGAAAATGTTTCTTTTGTTGACGACTTGAAAATAAGAGCTTCTTATGGAGAAGTTGGAAGTGATAGGGTACCTGCTTTCCAATATTTTAACAATTATACCTTAGATAATAGGTATGCAACCGGTCAAAGTATTAAAACCAGTGCTTACTTAACAAAGTTGGAGAATTCAAATATTACATGGGAGGTCTCAAGAAAAGCTGATATAGCAATTGAAGCTGTTTTATTTGAAAATTTAACTTTTGAGACAACAGTTTTTCATGAAAAAAGAGAGAATATTCTTACTTCCAGAAGTGGTTCTATACCACAAGTTACAGGTATTGTCAATCCATATGATAGTGAACCATTAGTCCCAGATGAAAATATTGGTGAAGTAGAAAATCAAGGTATAGAAGGACAGGTTCAGTATGAAGGAGGCTTTTCTAATGAATTCCAATATACAATTGGTGGTAATATCACTTATGCCAGAAATAAAGTCATTTTTATGGATGAAGCGCCAAATACATTGGACTACCAGAGTCAAACCGGAAAACCACTGGGTAGCCAGTTGTTATATAGAGCAATTGGAATCTTTGAAGATGAGGAGGCTTTGGAAAATTATCCCCATGTTTCAGGCGCACAACCGGGAGATCTAATTTATGAAGATTATGATGGTGATGGTGAAATCACTGCAGATGATCGTGTTCGTGTAGATCGAAGTGATTCTCCTGAAATTATTTATGGATTTAATGTAGGAGCAAACTGGAAAAACTTTGATCTCTCAGTTTTATTTCAAGGACAAGCCAGAGTTGCTCAGTATATCTTACCTGAATCGGGAGATGTCGGCAACTTTCCTAATTATTGGGCCGAAAATAGATGGCGCCCCAATGATCATAGTGGAACTTATCCCCGTGTTACTACCAGGGCATCCTCTTCTATTAGTGGAGGAAATTATCCCAGTACTTTTTGGCTGAGAAATAGTGCCTTCTTGAGACTTAAAAATGTAGAGTTGGGGTATAATATTAGCCCCGATTTATTACCGGGAGTAAATTGGAGAGGAGGACGTGTCTATATTAGTGGATATAACCTCTTGACGTTTACACCAGCTAAAGGATTTGATCCTGAAGGCTCAAGTGGGAGTGGCCAATTTTACCCACAGCAAAGAATATTTAATGTAGGCTTCAGTCTGAAATTTTAA
- a CDS encoding BNR repeat-containing protein, giving the protein MKYKAFLLFIVLGLFSCNISIGQDRDSTKEYRQYIPIDKGWAKNSINTVIFREKSVFSRNGSQYVAYYDSVGQIIVAKRTLGTENWEIYPTRFHADVKDAHNSISLTVDGRGIIHLAWGMHGDELKYAKSKSTDSLSFSSVTSMTGKHEDAVTYPRFYNLWNGDLLFLYRYGESGSGDIMLNRYDTDSRMWNIVQHPLISGEGERNAYMNSLAIDDKGGWHISWTWRESWDVATNHDIMYAYSPNEGGEWLDSKRNTYELPIDSSNAEVVHNIPQGSELINQTSMTINSDGEPVIATYWKPKDQEVPQFYIVWNDNGEWKMEQVGKRTLDFSLNGGGTKRIPISRPQIIAGSQKDLYLIFRDFERGGGISIAVSKDPEYKQWEIENIYQKSIGLWEPNYDSQVWKTQKELHLFGQFVGQGDAEEVEEVKPQSIFIYKWIPFLYRD; this is encoded by the coding sequence ATGAAATATAAGGCCTTTCTTCTGTTTATCGTACTGGGTCTATTTAGCTGTAATATTTCAATCGGACAAGATAGAGATTCAACCAAAGAATACAGGCAGTATATTCCTATTGATAAAGGCTGGGCTAAAAATTCAATAAATACAGTAATCTTTCGTGAGAAAAGTGTGTTTAGCCGTAATGGCAGCCAATATGTTGCTTATTATGATTCTGTCGGACAAATAATTGTAGCCAAACGGACGCTTGGTACAGAAAACTGGGAGATATACCCTACCCGATTTCATGCTGATGTAAAAGATGCTCATAATTCTATTAGTTTGACTGTTGATGGTCGCGGAATTATACATTTGGCTTGGGGAATGCATGGCGATGAACTCAAATATGCCAAGAGTAAAAGCACAGATAGCTTATCATTTTCTTCTGTAACATCTATGACGGGAAAGCATGAAGATGCTGTTACATATCCACGTTTTTATAATCTGTGGAATGGTGACTTGCTGTTTTTGTATAGATATGGTGAGTCGGGTAGTGGTGATATAATGCTTAATCGTTATGATACCGATTCTCGCATGTGGAATATCGTACAGCATCCGTTGATATCGGGAGAGGGAGAACGTAATGCATATATGAACTCATTAGCCATTGATGACAAAGGAGGATGGCATATTTCATGGACCTGGCGCGAATCTTGGGATGTAGCTACAAATCATGATATCATGTACGCCTATTCGCCGAATGAAGGAGGTGAGTGGTTGGACTCAAAAAGGAATACGTACGAATTACCCATTGATAGTTCAAATGCTGAAGTAGTTCATAATATTCCCCAAGGGAGTGAACTAATTAATCAAACTTCTATGACTATTAATAGTGATGGAGAACCGGTAATTGCAACCTATTGGAAACCCAAAGATCAAGAAGTTCCCCAATTCTATATCGTGTGGAATGACAATGGGGAGTGGAAGATGGAGCAAGTTGGAAAGCGTACGCTTGATTTTTCACTTAATGGAGGTGGTACCAAGCGCATTCCTATATCAAGACCACAAATTATAGCGGGATCGCAAAAAGATCTTTACTTAATTTTTCGTGATTTTGAACGAGGAGGTGGGATTTCTATAGCGGTATCAAAAGATCCAGAATATAAACAATGGGAAATTGAAAATATTTATCAGAAGTCTATAGGGTTGTGGGAACCGAATTATGATTCACAGGTATGGAAGACCCAAAAAGAACTCCATTTATTTGGACAGTTTGTGGGACAGGGAGATGCTGAAGAAGTAGAAGAAGTTAAGCCTCAATCCATTTTTATTTATAAGTGGATTCCTTTTTTGTATAGAGATTAG